Genomic segment of Candoia aspera isolate rCanAsp1 chromosome 2, rCanAsp1.hap2, whole genome shotgun sequence:
GTGATGGggctgcacccagaagcacagcAGCTACCTCCAGACAGTGTTTAATCCAAGCCTACTTAGTACAGCAACAGTCAAGGGTGTTCCTACACATTTGTTTTCCAGGATATAGCCAAGGTAGTTGAGATGACTGCAGGGTAATCTGGAATATGCCTGCATTGTTCCTTCAAATTCCTGAACAGGTATTTTGAGAAATGTTGCCGCTTCCTACTCAGCAGTTGACTGAGAGTAGCTAGCtgcaattttaaattaaaaaacaaatgaacaccaaaccaaaccaagaacTGAAGAGAGGGAGGGGAGCTTTTTTCCCAACCATTTCCTCTTCTTTGTTCATTTGTTCCGTTCCCAAAGATCCACCAATCAAGAAGGGAATGAGATGTGAACCATTCATGTCAAAGAATACAGTAGTGCAGAAACAGAGAGAACCACAGATCTCATCCCTCCTACTTCTAGTTAGGGCTTTTCCAGTGTTCTTGGACCCAGCTTAGGTTTTCTTCTGATATGCATATGTGAATTTAAGCAGCATTAAAAGTAGCTATGAGGAGGCAGTTCCCACACTGTTGCCATGATGCGCACCACCCTCCTGATTCAGAACTGTAACTCCAGGACAGAGCATCTGCTTTGCATATAGAAAATTGAGCATATCTAGGCTTTAAAGAGCTTCAGATGGAGTAGACAATACTGGGCTAACTCAGTTGGTAGTCCATCAACATAAGCAGCATTAAGGATCCATATCACCCCAAAAGGGCAAAGGTTTAGGCAAAATCTCAACTGGAATATTGTTGCACGAAACTGCAACATGAATATCTACCACGAAGTGTACCATGAAGAAGGCACTGATACCCAACTGAATACAGCTGCCTAAATAAGTGTTAGCACCGAACAAAATATATTCTAGCCTTGTGCTTCATAAAAATCTGGAGAGCTCAATTGTCAATTCACCCCAGAAGGGCTAATAAGAGTAGTGAAAAACTGAGGTCGGGTTAATTAAAGCTAGAAGATTCTTAATCCAAGTCAATGAGTACTGTAGAAGAATTAATGCTTCTGAAGTAAGAGTTCTTTGTTTTCTCTGGAGTTTTCAGTTAGTCTGTGATGAGAGCCATCAAGCCTAGTTCTTCCAGTTTTGCTcggatgatggcatcccagcctTTGTTGGCCTTGGGATTGCGAGGTGACGGGTGCATTACCCACTCTACTCGTACTGGAATGCCAGCAGCTGACAAAGCCTTGTGGGCACGCTGTTCAGCAAAGCGTCCAACCCCAATGACTGTTGCAACTCCCAATAACTTCACAACTTCACACAGGGCATCATCACAAATCTGCAGAAGCTGTTCACGCCGAGTGGCTGGCAGGTCAGCCGGTGTCAGATTGCGCCCACTTTGACTGACAAAGAGCAGCGGACAATGGTTGTGTACAAAGCAGTGCTGGAAGAATTTTTCAGGCCTGGTGCACACAGAACGGAAGAAGCCCCAGAAGCGGGCTCCACTCACCTCTGTCTGGGGGCACTCCAAGCCACGGATGGGCCTCTTAGGGTGTTCGTGTGCTGGTCGAGACACCTGTCCACTTACCTGCAGCCAGTCTCGAACAAGCTGCACTGCTCCAAAGGGCACCTAGAGGAGAAATATGGGCTGTTACAAGAAAAGTTTCTTGGTACGGGGATGAAGTGGAGGTCTGTGTTTGCTTTGAGAGATCTGCAGTGGACATTTAACCCCCAAGTTGGAATGAATCATCCTCCTGAaagtggagggaaaaaaacacattaaaaacacatCTTCCTCTCAACATGCTCCACCCTTCAGTAGGGAGAGACTCCATATCCTCCACCAggatgccattttttttccttgtttagcTCCTTAGTATCACTTCAGGAAATAGTTCAGGGAACTCATACACCAAGAAGGAATGTGATGCAGCAACCATGTTGAAATTAAACAGGTCTAAGTACTGGCCAATGCGGATGAGAGATTGCCTGGGAACTCCCTGTGGGTTGCTTTGAGCTTCACAAcggaaagaaaataggaaaataggatataagcaagcaaacaaaacaaagaaaaaagtgggGAGAGAGGAGTAGGAATCTGGAGCTTCAAGCCAGAGGACTGCTGAGAAGTGCACTTTATCTATCCCAGGCTTCAAAAACAGTTCTGAGCTCACTGAATGCAGTTTAGCTTAATAAATATTTTAGCTCAGCTTTAACCAAGCTGGTGCGTGCCAAACGGGTTGGACTACCATCTCCCAACATCCCAACCAgaattctatttttgtttattcaaaACATTTGAGAACAGCTTCCCATTAAAACATTTCAAAGTCATTTGTTTATGCTGTCTGGGTATTTCAAGAGTTGCTGTCCTAACACATTTGGAGTTCACCAGCTTGGGTACGGCTACTTTAGTCAGCATCTCCCTATCTGTGTCAAAAGACCTGTACATCCTGTGAACTTTGGCATATTGTACTTGCATTTACATTTCCCAGTTTGGGTCTACAAGGATGGCCCAGGACAGATTGAAAAGTGAACAATCTCTAGTGGACTCTTCTGTATCACTCTTGAGCAATTTGAAAAACACCGTCTATATAGGTTTGTTGGAACTGATGAAATAGCTGAGGTCtggcaaacagctctgctttGGCTGAGCAGTTCAGATTCCACAGAGCTAATTAAGGCTCCAGAGTGGAGCTTGCTAAACCAAACTGAAGCCTTTTTTGGAAACTCTATCCATCCAAGCTTGCAGAGGACATGTATTGTGTTGCAAAGGACCGATACACCTACCAAGAATCTCAGTTCCacagcaaagtctttcactctgCATTTTGATGCAACAAGCTTTggacaatattatttttaaaaaagcttcagaacagcagttataataaaataataaataaataataataaaaagacaggAATCCCAGGCAAAGTTGAGAGATGACCTTTCCATTTCACTCTGAAGCATTAGCAAATGGTTCCAAATGCACCTCTTTGAGTCCCAAACTATTATGATGTCTCAGGAGAAGCCCCAGGTCTCAATTAGCATGGAGACAATAGGCTTAATGTGTTATTGATGTGGTTGTATATTAATGTTGCTGCTCCCTCCAACTTTGATTCAGGGATAATGGTTTCACTGAAGCTCTTCTCTCGGGGCCCCCATCACCCACAGGGAGGCTGGTGGGGACTGGAATAAGAGCCATTTTTCAGTGTGGTGCCCCACCTTTCAAAGTCCTCTTCCAGGAAGCCCCATTTAATGTCTACCATTAACCTTTCAGCATTAACCAAAGTTCTCCTAGGCCTTTACAATCTTGTCCCCTTTGGCTTAAATTTCCTCTGTTATTGTGAGGTTTGACTGACTGTTTCGTAACACTATTTCTGTCCTTATATTTTAGGTTTGCAgactgcattgttgttgttgaaagTGGGCCGTATACTTTTCTAAATGACCATTAAAACCAAAATAGGGGCATATGGAGAGGAGACGTAGGATGTTTCTATGCCTACAATACACCGAGCCTCCAGAGGTTCCTGTAATATGAAACTCTTCATGTCTGTAACCTTTCCCACATATAATTAAAGATGACATGTACTAGGATGCTGGCCAAGGAATATCTATGCTCCAGCATTTATATTGGATTCATACCAACTTAGCCGTCATGACGTCCCCTAAACAATGTGGGAATTCTGAGGAAGGCTTTAAGGTGTTATCATTGGCAGCTACGAGAAAGGCTGGGAATCTTCCCTGACTGAACCCCCGGAAGCAGCGCCCAGTCAGTATGCAGTATTGAACCAGATCAGGGTCCCAATCTTTGGGGGCTGGTTGAACTCATTTCACATTTTAAGACAATAAAAGAAATGGCTGCTGTGAGGACATTTtcattcataaaatggctgctatgGCATCTGATTTGCCAAAAGGCAAATGGGTAGAGTTGCTCACTGCTCCTCTCTCTCTAATCTACCCTCTCCCTAGACTTTCTCTATCAACCTCTAGCTTACCCCTAGTCTTTTGGGGGAGGTTAGGTGATTTGCTCTGAAAACAGTCCGGCCAGCACTGAGCTGTAGTCTATGTGAAATCCAAGAGCGTTCTTAGAAATAGAAATCATTCTGGATGCTTGTGCTTTCTCTGACAGCATGCTAggttcttttaaatttttatttaaaatgaaagtagCCTTTAAACATTTGAGGGGCAAGAATTCTCTTGACACACTGGTGTGAAGGAGTGACAAGCTGGGAATCCCAGAACTAAATGGATCTAGATATGGGAAACAAATTTGGTTCATATCTTACTGTGAACTTGCCTAACTTATACTTTCTTAACTAAGCAAACTCTGTACAATTATCTAACAATATCTGCACTTCTCTGAATTGTACTTCCCTATCAATAAAAAAGTAGACACTGCAGAAAGCTGACATAAAAATGCAGATATTATTGAAAAGGACGAACCAATATTATTCTGAGGAGAAAACATTGCACAATTCACCTGCAAAATATATGCAGCAGAAAATAAtcctttttatagtaattttattaaaaattacaaataaaaagataaaaactaatacaaacaaaaaaaccccaaaagaataaaaagaaaaattagaaagtgcagaaaagaaaaaatagaaagaaaaatagaaaagaaaaaacaagaatatagtaaagaaaaagaaatatataaagaaattacttcccccttcatcacaactataaacaattttagtaacttatcaccttctcttaaaataaaataaatgatcttCCCAGATCccatctcttaactataaacaaacccttaaagcctcatcattcagtcctggtcagcaaaagtccattaagaattgccagagataacatatctattttaaccttgatcaaacaaaccaactatacattccttccttttactttaacaatcttgatctttaatcccttctaataatgtcctagaacttgatttcttttcatgttttctttgccccttctcgccaaatccttcaaaactttaacaagtctcttttgtaagagtataggaaagttatccaaatcactcttctggtttgttatttgtaggtcccttttaattattaagacatcagccggtttcatttgtatgtccactgtagcatctttttccatatcattcttataacctgacattttaaaatctactttca
This window contains:
- the SMUG1 gene encoding single-strand selective monofunctional uracil DNA glycosylase; the protein is MTSREAPVNFLEEGGLAERFLHIEREQIVHLNSLSFLEPIQYVYNPLDYAWEPHQDYVRKYCRSRKEVLFLGMNPGPFGMAQTGVPFGAVQLVRDWLQVSGQVSRPAHEHPKRPIRGLECPQTEVSGARFWGFFRSVCTRPEKFFQHCFVHNHCPLLFVSQSGRNLTPADLPATRREQLLQICDDALCEVVKLLGVATVIGVGRFAEQRAHKALSAAGIPVRVEWVMHPSPRNPKANKGWDAIIRAKLEELGLMALITD